A part of Ptychodera flava strain L36383 chromosome 11, AS_Pfla_20210202, whole genome shotgun sequence genomic DNA contains:
- the LOC139143680 gene encoding uncharacterized protein, with the protein MLVTITTYVVALALLSLHPAAIPIRSAKPPLNKHELVLLANELSPKECRVLAGALQRESFALKSTPTGNDLPMVPCVELLQSWNHGDGQKSSWTHVTHRLYQIGRKDLSKELAGAILAEKRHRLEKYFLDNPFKKHIRHGGILEEDQQQINFDNRVKRDLENGENDTTASQAHSNELRSYLGAINHEDPDFFPRAKQYTKPVSKKLILAVVIPMLVVPGIVLVMVCVGIVLSCRKTDRQTSRQAVCLDGNGDGQVGEFEMTVRQNGRPRIDRHVLPQMTGRPNNVMAQNVGDRVREFLPPIDRTRRKHRCRGCPTLISNFMGVDTVEPAVETLPPIYPNGLSDRTRSINSHRVISSMVRVHWIDQSEDHPFSSGLPARCVRKSSEEKEVQDILRRNLKRERRKAIEREKYSRMVPTSSSEDGEMDCDDEEC; encoded by the exons ATGTTGGTGACAATAACAACATATGTGGTGGCATTGGCTCTTCTATCTTTGCATCCGGCAGCCATTCCTATACGATCTG CCAAGCCACCCCTGAACAAGCACGAATTGGTTCTGCTGGCTAACGAGTTGTCACCCAAAGAATGCAGGGTCCTTGCTGGTGCTTTACAGCGAGAGAGTTTTGCACTGAAATCGACGCCAACCGGTAATGACTTACCCATGGTTCCTTGTGTGGAATTGTTGCAAAGTTGGAACCATGGAGACGGGCAAAAGTCATCATGGACTCACGTGACCCATAGACTCTATCAAATCGGAAGAAAAGACTTGAGTAAAG AGTTGGCAGGTGCAATTCTGGCGGAAAAACGGCACAGACTGGAGAAATATTTTCTGGACAATCCTTTCAAGAAACATATCAGACACGGTGGTATTCTGGAAGAAGATCAACAACAAATCAACTTTGATAACAGAGTTAAACGTGACCTTGAAAACG GTGAAAACGACACGACAGCATCGCAAGCACATAGCAACGAGCTACGAAGCTACTTAGGTGCTATAAACCACGAAGATCCAGACTTCTTCCCTCGCGCGAAGCAGTACACAAAACCAGTCAGtaagaaattaattctagccgTAGTCATCCCAATGCTCGTTGTCCCTGGTATTGTGCTTGTGATGGTATGCGTTGGTATTGTACTGTCCTGCAG gaagacggacagacagactaGCCGACAAGCTGTTTGTCTCGATGGCAACGGTGATGGACAAGTAGGTGAGTTCGAGATGACCGTCAGACAGAATGGAAGACCACGCATTGACCGTCATGTCTTGCCGCA GATGACTGGGAGACCGAACAACGTCATGGCGCAGAATGTCGGTGACAGGGTGAGGGAGTTCCTTCCACCAATCGACAGAACAAGGCGAAAGCATCGTTGCCGTGGTTGTCCAACgttgatttcaaatttcatggGAGTCGATACCGTAGAACCAGCTGTGGAAACACTTCCTCCGATTTACCCAAACGG ACTTTCAGATAGGACGAGAAGTATCAACTCTCACAGAGTTATATCTTCGATGGTAAGAGTTCACTGGATTGACCAGAGTGAAGATCATCCATTCTCCAGTGGTCTCCCTGCCAGATGTGTTAG AAAGTCATCTGAAGAAAAAGAAGTCCAAGACATACTGAGAAGGAATTTAAAGAGAGAACGAAGGAAGGCCATTGAAAGGGAAAAGTATTCAAGGATGGTACCGACAAGTTCAAG TGAAGACGGTGAAATGGACTGTGATGATGAAGAATGCTAG
- the LOC139143255 gene encoding sodium-dependent phosphate transport protein 2B-like encodes MSGTNKTLDTSSVQTDGSYNIDVSAGFGQESSVDNPAFTPDTNGTSGIKSWPDSSTLSTPTQNGMKIPKKTKEEEKKEEEDDPWALPELKDTDTPWSDLSTAGKCQRVFLNAISKPILLLGLLYLFICSLDFLSSAFRLLGGKTAGEVIGSSIVATNPICGVMVGILATVLVQSSSTTTSIVVSMVASGILKVEPAIPMIMGANIGTSVTNTIVSVFHLRDRGEFRRAFAGATVHDMFNWLAVLVLLPIELISGYLYRLTDAIVRSMHLQTNEEVDVELLKVITKPFTELVVQIDKGVIKAIAQGDEDAEQKSLVKEWCDGDEIDIVTNVTKLTNVTRIINNETVVVEEEVVRQVFEKGTEDVKCSFLFSNTGLSDAALGTIILILALVILCVCLVLIVKLLHSLLKGQFAALIKKVINSDFPGRLAWLTGYIAILVGAGLTMLVQSSSIFTSAMTPLVGIGVVSIERMYPFTLGANVGTTFTAILAALASSGGKLASALQIALCHFFFNITAIIIWYPVPIMRRVPIKLAKINGNTTAKYRWFAFFYLFLMFFIFPAALFGLSLAGWIWLGIFGGIFILLFTFVVIVNLLQSNRPGCLPKVLRSWDFLPTWMHSLEPLDGILRRIFHCCNCCARCRKQTYALRDPESNVNVNVVFQPDEQTSF; translated from the exons ATGTCAGGAACTAACAAG ACACTTGACACCTCCAGTGTCCAAACTGATGGCAGTTACAACATTGACGTGAGTGCGGGTTTTGGCCAGGAGTCATCGGTGGACAACCCAGCCTTTACACCTGACACCAATGGGACGTCGGGAATCAAGTCATGGCCCGACTCCTCCACATTAAGCACCCCGACTCAAAATGGAATGAAGATTCCTAAAAAAACCAAAGAAGAGGAAAAGAAAGAAGAGGAGGATGACCCATGGGCGTTACCGGAGCTGAAGGACACCGATACACCATGGTCAG ATCTGAGTACAGCCGGTAAATGCCAGAGAGTATTTCTCAATGCAATATCGAAACCGATCTTACTGTTGGGACTTCTCTATCTATTCATCTGTTCGCTGGATTTCCTAAGTTCTGCTTTCCGTCTACTCGGTGGTAAGACCGCAGGAGAAGTCATCGGAAGCAGTATCGTAGCAACGAATCCCATCTGTGGAGTCATGGTCGGTATCCTAGCAACCGTTCTCGTTCAGAGTTCAAGTACAACAACGTCTATCGTCGTTTCAATGGTAGCATCTGGCA TTCTTAAGGTGGAGCCAGCCATCCCTATGATAATGGGAGCAAACATCGGCACGTCTGTCACCAACACAATCGTATCCGTGTTCCATCTGCGGGACAGAGGCGAGTTCCGCAGGGCGTTCGCAGGGGCCACCGTGCATGACATGTTCAACTGGCTCGCCGTCCTGGTCCTACTGCCGATCGAGCTCATTAGCGGATACCTGTATCGACTGACAGATGCCATCGTGAGGAGTATGCACCTGCAGACCAACGAAGAGGTCGACGTGGAATTGCTGAAAGTCATCACTAAACCTTTCACTGAGTTGGTTGTACAG attgACAAAGGCGTCATTAAAGCCATTGCACAGGGGGACGAAGACGCAGAACAGAAGAGTCTTGTCAAGGAGTGGTGTGATGGAGACGAAATTGACATCGTAACCAATGTTACAAAATTGACCAATGTAACGAGGATCATCAATAACGAGACCGTAGTGGTTGAAGAGGAAGTCGTTCGTCAAGTCTTTGAAAAGGGAACAGAAGATGTCAAAT GTTCGTTCCTGTTCAGCAACACTGGACTTTCAGATGCCGCTCTAGGAACCATTATCCTGATACTAGCACTGGTTattctctgtgtctgtcttgtGTTGATCGTCAAACTCCTTCACTCTTTACTAAAGGGACAATTCGCAGCTCTCATCAAAAAAGTCATAAACTCCGATTTCCCAGGTCGCCTAGCGTGGTTGACAGGTTACATCGCTATTTTGGTGGGTGCAGGCCTAACCATGCTGGTCCAAAGTAGTTCAATCTTCACATCTGCCATGACTCCCCTCGTCGGAATCGGTGTCGTTTCTATTGAGCGGATGTATCCATTCACTCTGGGGGCAAATGTTGGTACAACATTCACTGCAATTCTTGCTGCCTTGGCCAGTTCTGGCGGGAAACTCGCATCGGCTCTTCAAATTGCCCTATGTCATTTCTTTTTCAACATTACCGCTATCATTATATGGTATCCCGTTCCAATTATGCGCAGAGTACCCATTAAGTTAGCAAAAATCAATGGCAACACAACAGCAAAATATCGCTGGTTTGCCTTTTTTTATCTGTTTCTTATGTTCTTCATTTTTCCCGCTGCCCTTTTCGGTCTTTCCCTTGCCGGCTGGATTTGGCTCGGCATTTTCGGGGGAATATTTATCCTTCTTTTTACTTTCGTCGTCATCGTCAACCTATTGCAGTCAAATCGCCCTGGATGCCTTCCGAAGGTTTTGCGAAGCTGGGACTTTCTACCGACATGGATGCACTCGTTGGAACCTCTGGATGGTATTCTCAGGAGAATTTTCCATTGCTGCAACTGCTGTGCCAGATGTAGGAAGCAAACTTACGCTCTTCGGGATCCAGAGTCTAACGTCAATGTCAATGTAGTCTTCCAACCTGATGAACAGActtctttttaa